The stretch of DNA ggcctcctttggTCCATTAAACTGACTCATAGAGCCTGTTTTGCTTTGGGTTTGTTCTATTACCTCCAGATGTCATGGAGGCACCAATATGTAACAgacacaaataatataaaaatataattaaagctAAATTTCAGTTGCTTTATTAGCATACTAATTAGTATCTAAACATGATGGATCATctttaagggagaagacacacagggcgattagttgccgccACTTTTAATTAAGCCAGTTGCCGCGACTAATCATGGCGACTTTTCTCCCATAGAGTATAATGGCCGGTGCTGCAACTAATCACTCGCGCATTTTTGCTGCGCAGATTAGTCGCcgtaactttttaaaaagtcatggtcactaattgccccgtgtgtcttcgccctaaaggaaCTACCGGCTTTGCATAGAGGTCTATGGTTTGCATAGATTTTTTCATAACCTAATTTCCTTTGTTAAAGTAAAAACTAGTGTGGAAGTAATCCAATTGTCCTCCCTGCAGCTTACTGGGTTCCATGTTTCCTATGCCTCGTGTGATATATGCCATGGCAGAGGATGGCCTACTTTTCAAATTCCTGGCAAAAGTTAACAAGAGGACACAGACTCCATTGATTGCCACCATTGTGTCTGGAGTTATCTCGGGTAAGCAAGTATAAATGGTACCGCACCAGATAAATCATCTTGGCCTGTGATTATGGTACATACTGTGTGATAATTATGCAGTAGCTACAAGTTAGTTTGTATTTTGGTTATTCTTACCATATTCCAATACTTAAAATGTGCCTTACTGTTGCATTACTAGATTCCTTCTGGGAGCCATTTACCTCCTCTAGCAAAGGCTCTGCTGCTTGTTGATCTTTCCATTCACAATATTACAAGGGAAATCAGACGTAATTTAGCCATACCACTTGTTTTAAGTAAATAAAAGTGCTCTGCAGTTTATGTATAGTGAACAACACAACAAATGCATAGGAAGgttttatatactttttatgATTAACAATCTTGTTGCTTATTTTAGAGGGAAAAAATAAACTcctgttatttatttatcttttaactTGTAAAACCTGAGCAGCAGTGATATTTGATATTACTGTTTTTTCTAGATGATTTGCACTGCATGCTCTTacgttttatttttctttgcctTGCAGCTATCATGGCATTCCTTTTCGAGCTGGAGGTTTTGGTAGAGCTGATGTCAATTGGCACCTTACTGGCATATTCTCTTGTGGCAGCATGTGTGGCAATTCTTAGGTGAGTTATTTTTCCCTAGTGTGCCCATTAACTGCACCTTCCTCACCGGGAGCTCGTAGTTACACCTAGGGGCTTATGATGACAATAGGAAAACCATTAGCTTTGACTACTATGTACACAGTTTGAGGATGATGATCATTTTAGTGAGAGCTACATTGATCCTAATGCTTGGAGTTGGTGATCTCTGTGCTTCATAGGCCCTGCAGCTTCCATTTAGTAGAGCAGAAAGCAGCTATTTTGTAGCTGAAGTGCACACTGAGAACATCACAACATATGAAACACACTTTGTTACACCACCCACTGAGTATGATGGCTTTAATGTAATGATTTGTCATAATGTGTTGGTTATATTTCAGGTATCAACCGGATCAGCCATGCAGTGACACAGAGATGGAAAAACTGAATGGGGAAGAATGTGAGAGAGAAGCTGCCACTTCAGAACCTGAAAAGAGTTTTCAGATGAAACATCTTTTAAATATAGACTGTGATGCTTCCCCCTCCAAAACATCTGGCCATATTGTTTATGGATGTGTTTCTTTAATCTGTAAGTGCCTCTAGTGTCTGTCGTTCAGTAACATGGCGCTTTAATCTTGCAGCTGCTTTGAATATAACTTGCGTTTTGTTCTCTCTGTAGCTTTTGTCTTCATCTTCCTCTGCTTAATCCTGGCCCAGAAGATAGATGCCATTTTAGAAGGCAGCGCTCTTTGGATCAGTCTTTGTGCAATTCTATCGTTGATTGCATTTGGAATAACAATTGTAATCTGGAGACAACCAGAAAACAAGACTCGTTTAAACTTTAAAGTAAGTCTTCTAATCTCCTTCTTTAACTCTGCATGTTTTGTATTTAAGCACAATATTCTGCAGTTCCGTTTCTTACAATATATCAACCCATGTGAAAATTTGCTTTTCTGGGGTTGGAGGAACTAGATAAACAATTATTTAAGTAAATTAGAAAAGGTGGGTTAAATGTTGGTGTATGTGCCACCCTAATATAGGACTGGCACATTATTGCAATATAGCGTGAAAGTGACTGTACTGTATTCTCCGGGTATCAGAAAGGAGCTGACACCCCACTTTATTTAATATGGCTAAACACTAAACCTTCCTCCCAAAATGAAATAATCGGGGCAATTTAGGGCTCTTTTCCAGTTTACAATATCTACATCCTGACATGGTCCCTGAAACCCCAACCACATTCTGATCAATACCTAAGTCCCGTGACTCGGAATTGTGCTGCCAGAACAGTGACTGTTGGTAGGCATGCACTAGTAGTAGCTTTAAATACGTAAGGGGAATATACTAATCAGAATTAGGAactaagtaatttaaaaaaaaaaaaaaaatgtttaaccaCTCATCCATGTGGCTCCTTTAGTTCATCTGTATGGATGATAATTGAAAAAGAACAGAAtaattgtggttttagagaactTTCTCGGGTccagtatattattatatataaagcgTATGTTTTCTGCAGTCCCATTGGACGTATCTCAGCCTATAAATTCTTTCTCTTATTCTTCTGCAGGTACCTGCCCTTCCAGTGCTGCCTCTCTtcagtgtatttattaatttgtatttCATGATGCAGTTAAATGCATGGACCTGGGTGCGATTCCTAGTATGGATGGCAATCGGTAAGTGTCACGTTACTTAAATACAATACATATGATAATATTAACCTCTCCTGCTTGGCATTTAAACTATAGTTTGGTTGCTTGGGTCCTGGATGCATGCTAACAGTATAGTGCCTGAATGATATACTCAAGCATGATCAGGAAAGGATCCACAGCcagatagtgttttttttttgtttttttttatcccacGATGGAGAGACATTATCCCAGTATTCTGTAAACATTGACATCTATAGATGCATATTTGTGTTTATCATGTAAGTTGCACATTGTGGAGACAACAGTAAACACTCCTGCAGGGCTTTCCTTTTTTGCTCACCAGTACATCTGCTCTACAACAGTTATGAAGGGGAAATGTAGAGTGACTTACTACGTAATTGGAAAGCAGTAAATTAACTAAAGCTGCCTAATACCTTTGCCCCCCCCTTTTGAACTTCACAACTGGGGATCCCCCTGTAACTTATTTTGAAAAGCAAAGTAGCGCAGCAGGGTTAAGTGTACACTGCGTCCCCATTGCAGTCTCATGACAGCAGAAGCCAATTTGGACTGGGTTGTAGAGAAGAAGACATGGTGCAGTGAGATATGGCATCTGCCAACTGTGCTCTGCTGCTGTGCCTTTTACAACAAGGTACAGCAAACAGTGAAGTCTAGGAGTCCAAAGTAGTGCAGTTTGGGAGTGGGAAAGGAGTGCTCTGGAGAGGGGCAATGTATCAATGCGGACTTCTTCTCCTTTTAGTCACAGTTGGATTTGTGAATGCCAGAGTGTAAGGTATGGAATATCTTTCTGGCAACCTACCGTTTTTCATGGACTAAAATGTGTGCTATTATTGTGTTTCAGGATTTTTAATCTACTTTATATATGGCGTTCGAAATAGTGTGGAGGAAAAGAATTCAAAAGAGAAGACTTCCAACACAATATACAACGGCCCTTCCAGCAGTGTATAAGTTCGTATGGCCACCCTGGGACAAGTATTCCATGATCGCCTGTGAGATTCAGTGCCATGTACAGGAATAAAAGTGCATATAAACAGAAGTCCGGTTACAGCCAAGGGCCTGTACACTCTTCTGCCGGTTCCTTTTAGTCTGTAACAGCGATTACTGTACATATTATATTCTAACCAGCTAGTATTTTTGGAAATGAAATTGTGATCATTAGTGTTGCATAGTATGCAACCTCATCAGCAGTACAACGTGTTCAGTGACACATTCATATACCAAAAAAGTATTCTTTTCTTAATATTAAGAAAAAGAACTAGTGGAGATTAAATGAATGGGTTTTCCATATCTATTTATAATGTAATCTATTTACTCTGTAAATGTATCTGTAGCTGAGAGATTGTTACTGTCTTAAGGTAGTTTCTCAGTGCTTTTTGTAGTtttaaacaatgtatttattgttttatccCCCCAGATTAAGGGTTTACAGGCACCGTGTGGGTATAAAGATCTTGCTTTTGTGCAGTAAAGGGTTATGGTGAACTCCTTGCCCTGCTCCGGTCTTTTTTGCCCCTGGCCTGAGCTCTCCCATCTCTTTCTTTCTCGTTGTCTTGAAAGACTGATGTATTTATTgtaatgtacatatatttttatgtagattattttttctattttacgTATGCAGCTGTGTATATGTGGGAAAAGGCTTTTGTagaataaatggaacatttttgtatttcaacactTCGTTCTCTAGTCTGTTTATTGTACCATTGTATTGTAATAAAGTTGAAAcactccttttattttatttatttattttttagcccatacttttttgaaaatgttgtgctttctcattttaggggcatttcttGGGGTGGATTTTTAGTTTACCTCGGaaaactatactttttttttttcaggagagcCTAAGCTTCCTAAACCTgccctttttttgtttgtttttgtgtatttccacttctggaacaagatttagagctctaaatacaaaaaagaaaaatattttatggacaaaaattcaaccaATTCAACGGAATCCTCGTGTCTCCCAAATATGCCAATACCAGATAtacatagttttatggagatttatgACTTCTATGGATAAAAAAAACTCCCAGTAGTAACTTTACGTATTTTCAAATCACtgcagcagaatacggcatacttcagattccaaatgcaaaaatcctggaacattaggtttaccccaggaaactatacattttttaaaagtacacattctgccaaatccaaaatgggtaaccatgtctttctactcattagtacttgtaaaaaaaaatcattagtaattctaaaaaaaagaaaattacttcAAAGCCCCTGACGAAGAggtatgcccccgaaacgttgccttttgaataaacacgcaggggttaTAGCCCGCTTGCattttacttgttgtgccggctgaaattatttctatttttttaaagcagaagccagggcTCATCAGTGTAATGCATAGtccataggataaacccatgtaaatgggattttcttggagctccttgggattagttcccagaattccttttgtctatttgcatacgtatgaggtgctatcctcaaccctaatgatttgtttgtgaatccataCTACTGGCTCTAGCTAAGCTGATCTTAAAATCCTGTAACTACACTGAAAGAAGGGTGAGATTTTCTGTAGttaggaatctgatcagctattatcttggcttttttgctttaaaaactcaGTGGGTGAGGCTTAGCCCATAGGACAAACCAATGCAAATTGGATTTTCATGGAGCTCTTTAGTTTTAGCTCACGGAATTCTGTTTCTTTGCATATGTCCAAGGCAGTCTTTTCAACTAATTTATTTATCCAGTTtttgaaaatcatcacaaagcttgccaTTTACCCCATTATAAACTCACATACTGTAACAGACCAACATCAATGCGGAATgcaaggaaatcattaaaatccactaaaaccactaaaaccaatGCTTTCTTTTGCCTAGTGAAATCAGCATTCAGAaacacagtttgaatatttttaaggaacagtaacaccaaaaaatgaaaaactaaaatataatgtgctgctgccctgcactggtaaaactggtgtgtttacttcagaaagtctactataatttatataaataagctgctatgtagccatggaggcagccattcaaaggagaaaaggcacaggcacatagcagataacatataaaaccccattatattctacagaacttatctgttatctgctatgtaacctgtgccttttctccttttttccagcttgaatggctgcccccatggctacacagcagcttattatataaattatagtagactttctgaagtaaacgcacaacttttaccagtgcagggcagcagcacattatattttagtagtggtactgtagcaaacacaccagtttaccagtgcagggcaacagtgcattatatttttattactttaaagctctttcattttttggagttactgttcctttaagcttagcCAAATAAGTTTTAGAGACAGAAACAAACCAACAACACCTATGCAATACAATAAAATGGattaaaatgcaccaaaatcaccagAAATGTAATATCAAcactgaaataacatacaaaaggtattgcacagtgcggttagcgaatacgctattcACAATAAGACATTTTTTCAGGCCAAAAACCCACAATTCGAAAAAAAGCAGAGACACAAAATTATGGAAGTGGGTATATGAGTTTGTACATTTGGCAAATTATGCGTTGAGTGCAAGAATGTGCGAATGCCATAAATGCGAAAAAGCCCAGGGGTGCAGCTAGGGGGGGACAGGAAGTGCAGGCACGTAGTTTGCACGTGGCTGCTGTTGCCTTGGGGCCTCTAGGCGATTGTGCCCAGTGCTTGCTCAATCCTttcctctgctcgttgcctaggggctggggagcGAAGGTGCGGCTTTAAAACCTGCTTTGTTCCCAACCCCAGAAGTGTAgcagaacatagaatctacaaTCAGTGGCTTTTAGGTACTATAATCAATCCACGGAAAGTAGATTCTGTGGcacctaaagggttaaataaatgaCTTGTGGAACCTCTATTATGTGCTTCAAAGCCCCAAACTTCTGTTCAGTGGTTGGGCTGACCTGCTCACCTGGCCTATGGGTTTTATACAAAGTACTAGGGCAGAGGCTGTAAGTTGCGTAGTATAACAGTCCTCAAACTGCATTTCAGTGAAGAAATTATCTTTCTACAGAGAAGCAACACTACGCTAACAATTGATCACGTCGCAAGGAGGAAGTGAAGGGCAATAAAATAGTCGGCCAGAGTGCCATAAAGAGCACCCTAGAACTGGCATCAAGTTACAAAATGTACAGAGAAGCAACCTTGCATTTTATCAGGTTGCACGGAGGGagtgaaagacaaaaaaaaacagcaacaggtCATAAAGCTGCAATGCCAATTCCCATGGAAAGCCAATGCAGATAAAGTAATGCAACTTCCGAATAATCTTTTTAAAGGAAATGCAAACCCTCAATACATATTGGTGTAacattactttttcttttaccatttacttatatttatatttctaacTTTCAAGATATGACCAGTtattaaactgctaatataatacTTGCAACTGGTGAGTTACAGTCGCAGGAAATTATGTTTTGTACATATTATACACATTATTGTAAATTGAACTATTGAGAAGAGCAATctatacataccgtatatactcaagtataagccgatccgaatataagccgaggtacttacttttacctaagaaaactggaaaaacttattgactcgagtataagcctatagggtgggaaatgcagcggctattgctaagtttcaataatcaaataaatatcaatacaattacattaaatgaggcatcagtggggtatatgtttttaaatatttatttcaaagaaaaacagtaaactagctctgtaagtggagaagtgGGTCAACAAatacaatatggtatcaataatgataccttaagagtactaccccttagctcaatcagcaacccagctaaaacattcaaaactatatatagattatatagaatataaagtgcaatgtctagtgcagaatgggacaggtgaggatggtagatgaagatgaatttgggagtgggccagggcactggaggataatttgcacacaaaggacagagggtgctagtctggagggacccatggcacctgacttgagtataagccgagggctgAAAAactaggtttatactcgagtatatacagtatatatattctgGGAAGTAAACAGCATTGGTATAGAGAGCTTCACACCTGGCTGCCTGTGCTATCCTCTGCTGTCTGTCTGTAGCCACTGCATTGTGCTTTGCCCGTACACAGCTTGTACCAGCAATAATGCTACAAACAGAACACACAGAGGAGCACAGCTGCGCACATAAAATGAGCAAACAGAAAAAGGAAGAAAGACACCCCCAATCAGTGGCGTTAGTCATACCTCCcaagatttaaaaaatgtaaagagggacaaaaataaaatttcgaccatgcccatttttacaaCCACACTCCTAAAcgctcccattttacaaaatttggcaggttatttaaagtttgaacacatttctgggggttttggggtcttgttttatgtgttattacagtttagcttattagttacaattgtatctaagtgcaggtgtagcttgttaacttttctgggctctctatcaaaagctacttttttaattatgtttgagaaacattgtatctttttaagcattcagtgcaggagatcaaagggaaatgagagacttttcagaaagaattcaggactgcaggctgagctgtcaaaatcgggactgtcacacaaaaatcgggacagttgggaggtatggcattAGTCAGTGCAAGGTCCTCCTACAATAATATCTTTGGAGGGGCTCAGTGCAAAGAAACTCCTGCCCAGCCTCTGACCACACAAGTAGAGTGGCTGGGGGTTTTCTTTGCAACTATAGAGGAACTTAACCCTGCGGTCCCGTCtctgggtctgctttctctatagttacgccaatGCCCCCACCAGTGGAGCTACACCTGAGCAACAGTTTATGATtatataaaaatatcctttaatCCTTTTACTGctagccgttttggtcaaagcggaacttgtattgccagacagtttttgaacattttgcactgtttcactttaggggcctttcctcggggggacttttagtttacccaggaaaacaatatatagtttttttcaggtcaacctaagctttcaaaatatggtagaatttttgtgtaattccaaacaagatataggcttctaaatgtctaaaaatgaaaaaaaaaaaaaaataaatttccataatataaacacacatactagaaacagaaattattttatgcacaaatatacaactgatttggaaagtcccatgtctcctgaacgtgccaataccaaatatatatagttttagggagatttctcacttgtataggtcaaaaactcccagcagtacactaccaaattttcaaagcactgctccagaaagctgcatactttggatttcaaggccaaaaattccactaacagaaggtttatcccagaaaattgtacatttttggaaagaacagattctggggtatacagaataggcacaactgtctgtctactccaaactatcaagttgcagtgctttcctaaagttattggtttttatcaaaatttgtgaaacttttaaaaaatcatgtcaaagcttccagtctatagtatcttatctcctacaggtcataaagtaaccaaataaaacaccctaaatatgaacgccaggggtccactgaacagtttgatgcccaatatgtataggtttacttaagtatgtggcatgtaggggccacaatgtgaacatacccccatatgtactgtcatttctgtaatttcagctccagcaaaatcaacatatttacatcatttatgtgggatacagctagtaaaaagtacgctcaccccagaaagtcatatatttttggaaagtacacattcccccgaatctaaaatgggtacccatgtctttctactccaaagtaccaagccgcaaagcttttctaaagttggcaattttgatgacatttccaaaaatcccctcaaaacttcaactttgcagcatcttagctcccacacagcattaggtaccaatatataatattaggtaccctaatataaaacaccctaaacgCCATTTcagcacatttacatcattatatgtgggataaagctagtataaagtaagctcaccccagaaagccatatatttttggaaagtacacattccccctaatctaaaatgggtaccggtgtctttctactccaaagtaccaggctgtaaagcattcctaaatttgccaattttgataacatttccaaaaatcctcaaAACTtcaactttgcagcatcttacctcccacacagcattaggtaccaagataaaacaccctgaatttgaaccccaggggtccactgaacagtttgatgcccaatatgtataggtttacctaagtatgtggcatgtaggggccccggtgggaacatacccccatatgatctgtcatttcagctcctgcaaaatcaacacatttacatcctttatgtgggataatgctacaaaaacgtacgctcaccccagaaagccatatatttttggaaagtacacatccccctgaatctataatgggcacacatttctttttgctccaaagtaccaagccgtaaagctttcctaagtttgcagatttgtatgacatttcagaaaatcgcataaaaatgttgcaatttgccgcatttatctctcacaatttcttgataaagatcagataaaggcaaatcaccccaaaaaggaacaccagaggtctactgaacagtttgatgcccaatatgtatagatatacctgtggtatgtactgaccccaaaatgaaaatagtgcatatggatttctggCCTGCCAACTcggcttttgcatacagagccccctgtcagtgtattatgtgccgtaaccccccctaactatacagtgcaaatcagtgaaacaacaaaataagtcacacaacagtgtaattagtggtcagaatatctgatccaatagtcacgctgtcaaaataaacagtttttagggaaaagaaactaaaaacaaagtggtaaaatgaagaaaaaaaaccataaaaaatgtacATGTGTGTgaacatatgtaaaagttgtgtgacagtgtgtaagtgtgtatatgagtgtatataaatgtatataagtgtgcaaaatgaaaaataaaaactactaTATTGtgttgtaagtgtgtgtaaatgtatgtaagtgtgtgtgtgagtgtgtatgtgcaaaaaaaaaagcaatcttacctgtcctgaagcagggatcgctgTTCTGTCCTCAACGCTGCAGTCCTGGAGCAGGAAGTAGTGAGGCGGCGCTTGGGGGAAGCAGGAACCAGGAAGAAGCAGCAGACACAATGCGATCATGTCTGCTGCTTCTAGGATTGTCCTGCGACGCaatcgttgcccagggggctgtcattgctagAAACtgtctgcagcggcggcacatgccgccgcggCAGAGAGTAGCCTTTATCTGCCGGCGACAACATTGGCACTTAAAGCCTTTTTCTGTCACAACGtatctcatacgtcgttggcagaaa from Xenopus tropicalis strain Nigerian chromosome 8, UCB_Xtro_10.0, whole genome shotgun sequence encodes:
- the slc7a3 gene encoding cationic amino acid transporter 3 (The RefSeq protein has 1 substitution compared to this genomic sequence); translated protein: MAFLFELEVLVELMSIGTLLAYSLVAACVAILRYQPDQPCSDTEMEKLNGEECEREAATSEPEKSFQMKHLLNIDCDASPSKTSGHIVYGCVSLISFVFIFLCLILAQKIDAILEGSALWISLCAILSLIAFGITIVIWRQPENKTRLNFKVPALPVLPLFSVFINLYFMMQLNAWTWVRFLVWMAIGFLIYFIYGVRNSVEEKNSKEKTSNTIYKGPSSSV